The Camelus bactrianus isolate YW-2024 breed Bactrian camel chromosome 12, ASM4877302v1, whole genome shotgun sequence genome includes a window with the following:
- the SMDT1 gene encoding essential MCU regulator, mitochondrial produces MASGAARWLALAPVRSGAFRSGLSLRKGGDVPAARGGSGRSLVPSRSVIVTRSGAILPKPVKMSFGLLRVFSIVIPFLYVGTLISKNFAALLEEHDIFVPEDDDDDD; encoded by the exons ATGGCGTCCGGAGCGGCTCGCTGGCTGGCATTAGCACCCGTCCGATCTGGGGCTTTCCGGAGTGGGCTGAGCCTGAGGAAAGGTGGTGATGTCCCCGCCGCACGGGGCGGCTCAGGTCGGAGCCTGGTACCGTCGAGGTCAGTCATCGTTACTCGCAGCGGCGCCATTTTGCCCAAACCGGTGAAA ATGTCCTTTGGCCTTCTCCGTGTGTTCTCCATTGTGATCCCCTTTCTCTATGTTGGAACGCTCATTAGCAAGAACTTTGCTGCTCTCCTTGAGGAGCATGACATTTTTGTTCcagaggatgatgatgatgatgactaa